ttctagtttacagaaggtctacctacctataggctagctgaatttctgaaatgtactatatttctatgctattgctacacttaatggcaaaaattgcactggtctgttggacttcaacaaaaataaacaatatttttgttgcttaagcttatgtattcagtcattattcaatggtatactaaaaatccatatgaaaaaaattacttcccactgttctcaggtcaaatatttatatgcgattaaaattcgattaatttcgattaattaattacaaagcctctaattaattagattaatttttttaatcgagtcccagccctaatatatatatatatatatatatatatatatatatatatatatatatatatatttatggggttttttaaaCCACTTTTGTCCTGCATTTGTTAacataaaagacacatgttGTAGACCTACCTCTGCTTGCTTGTTCCCTGTTTGGTCTCCATGGAGCTGATTGACAGGCGGTCCAGTGGGGCATTGTTCCCGGGGaaactcctcttcctctttggCTCCATGACATCATTTTCCATCCTCACTACGTCGTCCAATCGGAGCAGCTTTGCCATCAGCTCCTCCCCTGGCTTCACCTCTCCAGGATGAGTCTGAAGAGCTGCCCGAGCCCTCCAGGCGGGCCAGTCTACTCTCTGGAACACAAGGACAGGATGGGACAAGGATCATTGTTTTGGTAGTTGTAAAATCTCcgttagattttatttttatttcgtTTTTAATTTCGGTTGTTGATGTCAGTTATAAGGGAAGCTTTCATTCATAGTTGTTGAAAAGTATAGGATGAAATAATGCATGACATCAAATATGATTTACAAAACCATTACACCaccatgaaccatttgctttactCACAGCAGAGCTTGGTAACTCGCACACGGGGGCGACGccaaatcaaaagtaaaaactcttgcaaatgtttttatgggagtttaaatatgaaaaaacataaatgtgtcaTAATGTTATTTGAGGTGATTTTTCCTTTAACCACTCAGTTGAAAACCTACAGATACTGGTGTCATAGAGACAATCTAATAAATCCACTGGTACCAATCATGTGAGGATATCTTGTCAGGAAGGGGGCGAAACAGACTCAAACTAGTACAAtataaggccccgttcacacgaggacggtccgaacagaagacgcaaaagtggcgtcgcgtcttcactttttattcctcatttagacgagcgttttcaggaggaaatctgctgcatacggtgacgaaaaagtgtgtgaaattggattgtatgcagccaggcggcatcacttaaagagataagagcatctttgggcatgcagaagttttcacaccacacattttcatcagctactccttccacaaagttctccaccatcactagatctcccaggtctcgttcacagccgtctggctcgcctccgaccaattggtgcatccaaaatgtgatggaggtaattccagtgtgttgttttatgctgcagtctgctggggaggcagcatcagacacagaggtacaaggcggttggacagactggtctaaagagctggttctgtggaaATGGTTCGATTATCGACTATCGATTGATACGTATTATAGCTTTATATTTcccaaaattaccataaaaacccTTATTATAGGACAACCAGAATTTAAGGGGGTAAAAATCCCCTTACTATAGTGTATCAAATTTTCAGTCTGTTGATATATATTGTAGcagaatatttccaaaaatgacagaaaaacaccatattatattGCCCTGAAATGCTTAAGTTTAAGTTTAGCTGATAAATACTTTTATAAAAGTTCAGGCTTGGAATGCACTACATGtagtataagtacttttacttcggTAAAccatctgaatacttcttccactgaTGGATGTACACACAGTCGTCCTGCTTCTGGGTATTATTTTACTgattatttagtattttaaatGGTTTGGTTACTTTGTTACTGTGAGTATGTCTCTTTTCCTACTTTAGATGTAATTTGATCATaatgtttgtacttttactcgaGTATGATTTGGAATGCATGATTTTTACTTGCAAcagagtatttttttacagtagtaTTGCTACTTTCCTGAAGTCAAACATCTTAGTACTTCTTGTACCACTGTGTGAAACtaacacatattttattttccataagGGAGTCTCCGTATAGAAAATATTGATCTCAGCAGAGAAAGGCCACCCTGCTCTGCGCCAGCTGTTTTCATACGACAGGACTCCATGTTGTGAATCATCTCTTACATCATGACCCTGACAGCGAGCAGTTTCTCACTTCCTGTCCGCCCGCTGTCTCTGATGAG
This is a stretch of genomic DNA from Centropristis striata isolate RG_2023a ecotype Rhode Island chromosome 4, C.striata_1.0, whole genome shotgun sequence. It encodes these proteins:
- the ostn gene encoding osteocrin → MHFCGSLLFSCLLFITLLHCSVQQQRVDWPAWRARAALQTHPGEVKPGEELMAKLLRLDDVVRMENDVMEPKRKRSFPGNNAPLDRLSISSMETKQGTSKQSKSVELPRRRANPPPIDRIGMSRLPNSRG